In one Thermococcus sp. 2319x1 genomic region, the following are encoded:
- a CDS encoding TasA family protein yields the protein MKRELGLIFVGLLLGAAGFRIGMAIFSDVSTSENNEISTGEFDIRISKTGNTFYNDLRLFAFDDLKPGDEVKAEFYIKNSGDFNVSKILIIPSIKDLENGDLIDAEALVDSSPDAGELSRNLILERITITVENQTYTLNDYSGKTLFDLNSHSISILTSPLKPSEVAKVSMFFLVNPEAGNEIQKDLCLISLQIYAEQ from the coding sequence GAAAAGAGAACTGGGCCTTATATTTGTAGGGCTTTTACTTGGTGCAGCAGGCTTCAGGATAGGGATGGCGATTTTCAGTGACGTGAGCACCTCAGAGAACAACGAAATTTCAACGGGAGAGTTTGACATCAGAATAAGCAAGACCGGAAATACTTTTTACAACGACTTAAGGCTCTTCGCCTTCGATGACCTAAAGCCCGGAGACGAAGTAAAGGCGGAGTTCTACATAAAAAACAGCGGCGATTTCAACGTCTCCAAGATACTAATAATCCCAAGCATCAAAGACTTGGAAAATGGAGATCTCATCGATGCAGAGGCATTGGTGGACTCGAGCCCAGATGCTGGAGAGCTCAGCAGGAACCTCATACTGGAGCGGATAACCATAACTGTTGAAAACCAAACCTACACCCTAAACGATTATTCCGGAAAAACCCTTTTCGATCTAAACAGTCACTCAATATCAATCCTCACCTCCCCTCTTAAGCCGTCAGAGGTGGCCAAGGTTTCAATGTTCTTCCTCGTGAACCCAGAAGCTGGAAATGAAATCCAAAAAGACCTGTGCTTAATTTCTCTTCAAATTTACGCAGAGCAGTGA